The Marinobacter szutsaonensis sequence CCAGAGCATCAGCGGTGACAAGCAATTCGTTGTTACTGCCAACCCGATTCACGTTCCTTTGTTCAACCTGCATCCGGCCATCATCAAAAAACGTGACGTTGCCCTCCAGATTCAAGGTGAAAGGGCGCCCATAAAGGTCATGGGTTCCTCCCAGAGGAATTTCCATATCGGGGGCATCAATTAGCAGCTCTGCCCTGGTCATGAAAATGGGCTGGCCCTCGTCCCCTTCAGTGATCACGCCCGGGATGAGCTGATTCCGTGCGCAGTTTTGTGTGCACGAGGGATCGTCTTTGGCATAGCGCATTCTGAGAATCTGGGTATTGGTTATGGATTCCTCCTGCATCAAACCGAAGACGTTTGTCCAGACACTGATGGAGGTCGTAGTCAGCAGCGTTGGATAGAGGTCAACCAGTATGCCTTCGAATTCGTCGCCACTATTTGGCTTTGCAGGAGTTGGGTCGTAAGTGCCCGGTCCTACAACTTCCGTGTTCAAGGCATATGTCTGGTATATAAATTTATTTCTTGGACAGTCGCTGTTCTCGGTAGCTTCACAACCGACTTCAGCGAGAGATTCACCCCCAGGGATGCCTCCAAGAGGCGTCTCGAACAGCGTTACGCTGGCACTTCCACCGATGACAGCGAGTTTCGTTGAGTTTGCGCTGGGCTCCCATCCATCAATGTCATTTCCGACGGTATGAGCCGTCTCGAAGGGTTCGAGACAGTCGGTTTCATTACAGTCAATCAGGAAGTTTGAGTTGGTATCCCGCACCGGGAAGTTCCGAAGCGGAGTGAATACGGTTTCCAGCTTCTCTGTACCCTCGAAATAGATAGTAAGGTCATCGGCCCCATTTGCACCGCCACCGTCGTCCAGTCCCTCGAGGATGTCGGTCTTCAATGCGAGCTGGTTGACACCGCACACAGACGTCGGTGTATCCAGGGTGCAGGTATCGGGTGCATCATCTTCCATGGATCTCATGGTGTAACGATAGAACTCACCTGGCTGCCAGGGGCTATTTGGAAAGAAGCGGATTCGTTGATTGTTGAATTCGAGGCGGCCATCAACGATTTCACCACTGCCGATTTCTGTCTCGTTCGGCTTGCCGGTTTCAGGATTAACGGTCACTTTCTCAACCACGAATGTGCCGTCCTTGCCCAGGCGGATCGAGTTCGGATCCATTGACTGGGAAAACACAACGGTAATAGGCCGGTCCGCCGGCATGGAGCTGACGGGAAGAACGTCTACCTCAAGCGGGGCGTCGCCTTTGTCGTGGCCCGGCTCCTTGATGGAGTGGCACTCCCCCAGGGCTCCGTCGAGCAGATTCATCCGGGTGAAGTCGGTTTCACAGGGGAATCCGGGGTACGTCGTAAGTGCCAGTGGGGGACGCTGCTCGACCACGGTTTGGTTCGACGTGGTTCGATCGAGGGCAAATTGCAGACCCTCAACTGAAGCAGGATTACCCGCCATGTCAGTCAATCCGCTGGCACTGATTGTATACTGAACTCCGTGCTTGAGGCCCCCAGCCGGGTTTGCCACGACGGCTGTACCATCGACATAAGCCTCAAGAGTGCCGTCGGCAATCGTTAACGGGTTGCCTTCCTCTATGAGCACAAGGCCATTGGTCAGGCTTTCCCCGGACATCGGCTCATCAAAGAACAGGATCACCGGATCCCCCGGACGCTGCATCGACTGACGGGTTGCGGGAATAGCATCGTCCGGTCCCGGCATCCAGCTCACCAGTTGAGGTGGAGTTGTGTCCATCTCACGCAATGTTTCGGCATCGAGAGCCGAGTCCACGTCCGTTGCCGCCTCCAGATGGAAGGCGATGGTGGAGTCGGTATATTCCTGTCCGAGCAGGTTGGGCTCGACCATGCCGATGGCATCGATCGTCAGCACGCCATCTTTGACCAAAGCGATTCCACGCAATTCAACGCCCATCAGGTCCTGGGACAGAGACGCATTCGGCTGCGCTTCTTCCGTGTTCATGGAGACATCCATGAACAGGGTGATATGACGGGGCGCGTTCAGGTCATCGGTGTAGGGGTTGGGACTCATGTAGCCAGTGGCATCGGAAATCATGGTGACCTTGATGTCACCGGTTGTCTGCAGTGGGCCGGTGGGTTCGCCTTCCCGTGTTGCTACGGTTACCGGCACTTCCCCTCCGATCAGCACATCCAGACTGGTGCTCTTCAGCACGCTGCCCTTGGCAATTCGCAGCGGTAAGGCCTCATCCGCCTCAAAGGATGGCGCATAGGCAAGTTCGGCAAACAGGTCGCCGGTCTGCTGGGACGGGCCTGCTTTTCCCTGGAGTACCGAGTTCAGGGTGACGCCATTGATGGGCTGGCCGTTCAGGACCGACTTGATCGCGTTGTCTTCATCCAGGCCGGCTGCCAGACCGGAGTCGATGGCGCTCTGCTGTAGCACCACGGTCGGTCCGGTATCCCGGGGCGTGAACGTGAATTCATTGCTGAAACGTTCTCCTTCCGGCCCGTTGGTCAGACTGGCCAGGTTTTCAAGCTTCAAGGTATAAGTCTGCCCGCTTGCCAGGATGTCCTGCTTGCCGCCGCATTCGAGGGGATCATCGGTGACGCAGGGATCAACCGTGATCCGGTTGCCTTTTACCAGAACCGTTGCCGGTACAGCCTGCCCTTCCGGATCAAGCAGTCGGATGGTGCCCCCAAGGGCCTTCCAGTCCGGATGAACTGGGTGTGTCATTGCCATGCGGAACGTGGAAAAGTTCATGGCCTGGAATGGGCCGTTACTGGCCGGCACTTGCCAGGCCACGTCAAACTGACCGGATGTGTTGGCCAGATCCGCGATACCTGAGAAGGACCCGCGGGTGTCGAACTGGATGCCGGGTTCGCCGACAGCATTGGGCGTTGCTATGGAACGCCCGCCTTCGGCACCGAGGGGCTCGCTGAAGCTGACAGAGTAGGGCGCTCCTGCCGGTAACTCACCGTCGATGACCAGTTTCAGGCTTTTCCCGTCATCGATTTTTTCTACGGAAACGGGGATCTCCGTCTCCCCGGAGGTCAGTTTGATCTTGCTGGCAAGATCGTCAGTTCCATCGGTGACCGCATGAGAAAAGCGCAGTACCAGATCGGTTTTCGGGCTAACCGACTTCTGGCCATCCATGGGGTAGGAGTACACCATGGACCCAGGAGTGGTGGTTGGTTTCATCGCCTGTTCCTCACCCCCACAGGCGGCCAGCAAAATGGCGGGGACGAGTGCCAGTGTCTTGTTGTACTTCATGGCTGATCCTCTCCTCAGAACTTCAGGGTGATGGAACCGCTGACCACGTGGACATCGCCATCGGCGGTCACGTCGGTCTCGTTGCCGTCGTAATCCACCAGGGTGAAATCACGCTCCTGCAGCTGCTGGTACTGGTAGCCCAGGTCCAGCCGCACAGGGTAGGCCAGCAGCCGGGTGCGGTCGTAGGTGGCGCTGACGCCGAGGCCAATCACGATCTTGTCAGTGTCGAGGTAGTTGATTTCGGGATTACGGGTGGATTTGAGGGGGGACTCCTCGTAGGCAACCCCGCCGCGCAGGGCGAAGTTCTTGTTGAGCTGGTATTCGCCGCCGATACGGGGAATCAGGATGTCGTCAAACTCGATCCGGCTGGCTGCGGCCACCGAGCCCTGATCCTTGATGCTGTCGGCGGCAAATTCATCTTCCAGCTCCGACCAGTTCTGCTGTTCGATGCTGCCACCGATGCGCCAGTTCTCGCCCTGGTACTGGGTGCCGATACCGAAGGTTTCCGGCTGGAAGGAATCGATGGTGGAAACCGCAAGGCTCAGGCCCGGCTCCGGAATGGTCTGGGTGACGATGATGTTGGAATCAATGGTAGTCGAGGCAGAGGATTTGGTCCGGTAGATAAGTGCGGATTCCCAGCCATCCAGAAAGCAGTCGCTCTCCGGGCAGAAGGTGCTGCCCAGATCGATATTGGTACCGAGAATGGTTTTCATGGCCGGCTCGGCGTTGACCGACAGCCGTTCCCGGCTGGTTTCGCCACCGAGGGTGGAGACGGCATCCAGGTTGGCGGTCGCATCCAGGGTCACCCGAACCGATGCCCCGGCGGAGATGCCGCGCCAGATTGGTGTGGCGCCGCCGATATTCAGGAACAACGGCTCCTTGCCGTACTGCAGGAACTGGCCGGTTTCGGTGGTTTCAGAGCTGAACGCCAGCATTTCCTTGCCATATTTTTCAACACCGGCAATGAAGCCGAGATAGATCGGGTGATCAAAGCGGGTCAGGGAACCGAGGTTCGTTTTCATGCCGATCAGCACATGCTGGCTCGGGGAGTTGGAAAGTACATCGCCGTCCGCGTTGGGATTGGCGGAACGCAGCTCCTGTTCCGCATGCAGGATGCCTGCCGTCAGTTCGCCGCGGGTGTCCTTGGTCAGGTACGCCGGGTTGTAGTAGGTGGCGGACACCTGGTCATTAAACATGGACAGGGACTGGGCGGTGGCAACGTCGACCGGCATTACACCGTAGGTGGTGCCGAGGTTGCCCATGCTGGCAGTGGCGGACAATGAAACACCTGCGGAGACCGCAGCAACTGCAAGGGACATGGCCCGTACTGAAAACCGGGGGTTGGTTACCATTGATACACTCCGTTATCTCGTTGTTTTTGTCCGTGCGCCGGTGCTTCCTGAAGGTGGCGCCGCGTTGGTTCAGGGTCGCAGTGTATGTGGCTTGTCTTTTCGGGACTTTGGCTTTTTTGACACAGATCAATGTCTGTAGAACCACGTATATGCTTGGAAGTCGTGAAATCCCTGCTGTTACAAGCTCTTACCAGTGTTTTCCGAGTTTTGAAATCTTCAATTGTCACGAAACGTAAGGGACCGTGACGCGATGTCGAAAAATTTTACGACATGCTCCAAAGAGGCTTTTTTCTGCACTCGTAACCGGCTGGCAGATATATGTTTTTCCATGTTGGCTCGTCTCTTGCTCTTATCTGAAGAGAAAGTGGCCGTGCAGCTCTTAGTGGTCGAGGATTTGGTGCCTCTCCCGGAACTGCATGTTGTATAACGGAGGGAAGTAACATGAAATTCAAAGGAAGGTTCTTGCCATCACTGCTTGTTGCGGGGTGCCTTGCGGGTGCCGGTGCGGCTCAGGCAGGGATGATTACGTATGATACCTGGACGAGCAATGAAAACGGATCTGGTAACTACATTTTTCAGGTCAATGACAACGATGCAGGTCGATTCAATTACAGCCTGACGGTCAACCCCTGGAATGCAGAGCCGCTGGGAATCTTCATTGATTTTGGCAGCGCAAGTACCGGCGGTGCCGCTGTCAATCTCATGGGTGATTCGACCGTGAGCCTGATTGGAACCGATACAAGCACTGAGTCTTGCGGCCAAGGCGGGTGCAACATTGAGGGCCTTTCGATCCCGGGGTTTGATGGTATCTGGGGACTTGTGTTCCGGCTGGGAGAACAAGGGTTTGAGGGGCTGCAAAGCTTCGCATGGAGCACCTCAGATTTCGGCCTTGGCCTGGATGATTTCGGTGTGGTTGCCATTCGGGCTCAGCAGTTTTGTGCTGAAGGAACGTTGGACAACGGTGACGAAGGTTGTGGTGGTAGCGACAAGTCCTACAGCTCCGACAAGCCGCCGGTATCTGTTCCGGAGCCTGGTACCTTGGGACTTCTCGGGTTGGGACTTCTGGCCTTGGCTATTCGTCGGAAGAGGGCTTCCTGAAGCTCTGTGAAAGATCATGAAT is a genomic window containing:
- a CDS encoding Ig-like domain-containing protein; protein product: MKYNKTLALVPAILLAACGGEEQAMKPTTTPGSMVYSYPMDGQKSVSPKTDLVLRFSHAVTDGTDDLASKIKLTSGETEIPVSVEKIDDGKSLKLVIDGELPAGAPYSVSFSEPLGAEGGRSIATPNAVGEPGIQFDTRGSFSGIADLANTSGQFDVAWQVPASNGPFQAMNFSTFRMAMTHPVHPDWKALGGTIRLLDPEGQAVPATVLVKGNRITVDPCVTDDPLECGGKQDILASGQTYTLKLENLASLTNGPEGERFSNEFTFTPRDTGPTVVLQQSAIDSGLAAGLDEDNAIKSVLNGQPINGVTLNSVLQGKAGPSQQTGDLFAELAYAPSFEADEALPLRIAKGSVLKSTSLDVLIGGEVPVTVATREGEPTGPLQTTGDIKVTMISDATGYMSPNPYTDDLNAPRHITLFMDVSMNTEEAQPNASLSQDLMGVELRGIALVKDGVLTIDAIGMVEPNLLGQEYTDSTIAFHLEAATDVDSALDAETLREMDTTPPQLVSWMPGPDDAIPATRQSMQRPGDPVILFFDEPMSGESLTNGLVLIEEGNPLTIADGTLEAYVDGTAVVANPAGGLKHGVQYTISASGLTDMAGNPASVEGLQFALDRTTSNQTVVEQRPPLALTTYPGFPCETDFTRMNLLDGALGECHSIKEPGHDKGDAPLEVDVLPVSSMPADRPITVVFSQSMDPNSIRLGKDGTFVVEKVTVNPETGKPNETEIGSGEIVDGRLEFNNQRIRFFPNSPWQPGEFYRYTMRSMEDDAPDTCTLDTPTSVCGVNQLALKTDILEGLDDGGGANGADDLTIYFEGTEKLETVFTPLRNFPVRDTNSNFLIDCNETDCLEPFETAHTVGNDIDGWEPSANSTKLAVIGGSASVTLFETPLGGIPGGESLAEVGCEATENSDCPRNKFIYQTYALNTEVVGPGTYDPTPAKPNSGDEFEGILVDLYPTLLTTTSISVWTNVFGLMQEESITNTQILRMRYAKDDPSCTQNCARNQLIPGVITEGDEGQPIFMTRAELLIDAPDMEIPLGGTHDLYGRPFTLNLEGNVTFFDDGRMQVEQRNVNRVGSNNELLVTADALGLPGLGLATIRLPLEIPVAGTYLNFISNPVKEIPAQQ
- the aupA gene encoding alkane uptake protein AupA, translating into MVTNPRFSVRAMSLAVAAVSAGVSLSATASMGNLGTTYGVMPVDVATAQSLSMFNDQVSATYYNPAYLTKDTRGELTAGILHAEQELRSANPNADGDVLSNSPSQHVLIGMKTNLGSLTRFDHPIYLGFIAGVEKYGKEMLAFSSETTETGQFLQYGKEPLFLNIGGATPIWRGISAGASVRVTLDATANLDAVSTLGGETSRERLSVNAEPAMKTILGTNIDLGSTFCPESDCFLDGWESALIYRTKSSASTTIDSNIIVTQTIPEPGLSLAVSTIDSFQPETFGIGTQYQGENWRIGGSIEQQNWSELEDEFAADSIKDQGSVAAASRIEFDDILIPRIGGEYQLNKNFALRGGVAYEESPLKSTRNPEINYLDTDKIVIGLGVSATYDRTRLLAYPVRLDLGYQYQQLQERDFTLVDYDGNETDVTADGDVHVVSGSITLKF
- a CDS encoding PEP-CTERM sorting domain-containing protein produces the protein MKFKGRFLPSLLVAGCLAGAGAAQAGMITYDTWTSNENGSGNYIFQVNDNDAGRFNYSLTVNPWNAEPLGIFIDFGSASTGGAAVNLMGDSTVSLIGTDTSTESCGQGGCNIEGLSIPGFDGIWGLVFRLGEQGFEGLQSFAWSTSDFGLGLDDFGVVAIRAQQFCAEGTLDNGDEGCGGSDKSYSSDKPPVSVPEPGTLGLLGLGLLALAIRRKRAS